Proteins encoded by one window of Phenylobacterium soli:
- a CDS encoding diacylglycerol/lipid kinase family protein, producing the protein MQSELHDTKLRDKGAAAIRRVHAVVNPSSGGVGPEAAAELEALLAELGLEHRVSELNPEACERIARGAVDAGPDLVVVLGGDGTARLVAEMCGAEGPLVAPLAGGTMNKLGRALYGAAPWPETLRDLLEAGQPRWVPAGEIEGEAKAAGGSRAFYCGAVLGSPALLAQAREAIRARAIRRAWRQTVIAQRRAFRARVSYQLNGEIGRGVAVSLICPTIAQDEAAEALKAAVLDPPDPDAGAAAGLRLVVSNLSGDWRQDPHGALPCLTGRAWARTPIPVMLDGEFFRFGRRVEFRFRSQGFRALSRPMEAASMAHGLCA; encoded by the coding sequence GTGCAGTCAGAGCTTCACGACACGAAACTTCGCGACAAGGGCGCGGCGGCGATCCGCAGGGTGCACGCCGTGGTCAATCCGAGTTCCGGCGGCGTCGGGCCGGAGGCGGCGGCGGAGCTCGAGGCCCTGCTCGCCGAACTTGGCCTGGAGCACCGGGTGAGCGAGCTGAACCCCGAGGCCTGCGAACGCATCGCGCGAGGCGCGGTGGACGCCGGACCGGACCTGGTGGTGGTGCTGGGCGGCGACGGCACGGCGCGGCTGGTGGCTGAGATGTGCGGCGCCGAGGGACCGCTCGTCGCGCCGCTCGCCGGGGGCACCATGAACAAGCTCGGCCGCGCCCTCTATGGAGCCGCGCCCTGGCCCGAGACCCTGAGGGATCTGCTGGAGGCGGGGCAGCCGCGGTGGGTGCCGGCCGGTGAGATCGAGGGCGAGGCCAAGGCGGCGGGCGGCTCGCGCGCCTTCTACTGCGGCGCGGTCCTGGGCTCGCCGGCCCTTCTTGCGCAGGCGCGGGAGGCGATCCGGGCGCGCGCGATCCGCAGGGCCTGGCGGCAGACGGTGATCGCCCAGCGCAGGGCGTTCCGCGCGCGCGTCTCCTACCAGCTGAACGGCGAGATCGGCCGCGGCGTGGCCGTCAGCCTGATTTGCCCGACCATCGCCCAGGACGAGGCCGCCGAGGCCCTGAAGGCCGCCGTGCTCGACCCGCCCGATCCGGACGCGGGCGCCGCCGCCGGCCTCCGGCTGGTGGTGAGCAATCTCTCCGGCGACTGGCGACAGGATCCGCACGGCGCCCTTCCATGCCTGACCGGGCGGGCCTGGGCGCGCACCCCCATCCCGGTCATGCTCGACGGCGAGTTCTTCCGGTTCGGCCGGCGCGTGGAGTTCCGCTTCAGGTCGCAGGGTTTCCGGGCGCTGTCGCGGCCGATGGAGGCGGCGAGTATGGCCCACGGCCTCTGCGCCTAG
- a CDS encoding enoyl-CoA hydratase-related protein has protein sequence MSAAPAVQVSYSRRGPLGVIRLERPDALNALTLGMIAEVERLARGAEADPEVIALCITGAGRGFCAGIDMEVLADYASGGRPQQGGPLGERPRNPALFSFLLDISKPVIAAINGPAAGGGFVLAMMCDLRFMAEEAALTTVFTKRGLIAEHGTSWLLPRMIGLSRALDLLWSARRIDGAEAYRLGFADRLVPGADLLATVEAYAADLAAHTSPRALAVIKSEVHRHLETGFEDAARDAEALMAVALAHPDATEGATSFIERRPPRFAPWTGEE, from the coding sequence ATGTCCGCCGCGCCCGCCGTCCAGGTCAGCTACAGCCGGCGCGGGCCGCTGGGCGTCATCCGCCTGGAGCGCCCCGACGCGCTCAACGCCCTGACGCTGGGCATGATCGCCGAGGTCGAGCGGCTGGCCCGCGGGGCCGAGGCCGACCCCGAGGTCATCGCCCTCTGCATCACCGGCGCGGGCCGCGGCTTCTGCGCCGGCATCGACATGGAGGTGCTCGCCGACTACGCGAGCGGCGGCCGGCCCCAACAGGGCGGGCCCTTGGGCGAGCGGCCGCGCAATCCGGCCCTGTTCAGCTTCCTGCTCGACATCTCCAAGCCGGTGATCGCCGCCATCAACGGCCCCGCCGCGGGCGGCGGTTTCGTTCTCGCCATGATGTGCGACCTGCGGTTCATGGCCGAAGAGGCCGCTCTGACCACGGTCTTCACCAAGCGCGGCCTGATCGCCGAGCACGGAACCAGCTGGCTCCTGCCGCGCATGATCGGCCTCTCGCGGGCCCTCGACCTGTTATGGAGCGCCCGCCGGATCGACGGCGCGGAGGCCTATCGCCTGGGCTTCGCGGACCGGCTGGTCCCCGGCGCGGACCTGCTGGCGACGGTCGAGGCCTACGCCGCCGACCTGGCCGCCCACACCTCGCCCCGCGCCCTCGCGGTCATCAAGTCTGAGGTCCATCGTCATCTGGAGACCGGCTTCGAGGACGCGGCCCGTGACGCCGAAGCCCTGATGGCCGTCGCGCTGGCCCACCCCGACGCGACCGAGGGCGCGACGTCCTTCATCGAGCGCCGCCCGCCGCGTTTTGCGCCATGGACGGGAGAGGAATAG
- a CDS encoding flavin-containing monooxygenase — protein sequence MADDAAITTGGADDLGFDPDALKAKYIAERDKRLRGDANAQYVEIAGRFAHYLEDPYVQPGFTRAPLTDEVDVAVIGGGFGGLLVGARLREAGISDIRIIEKGGDFGGTWYWNRYPGAACDIESYIYLPLLEEVGYMPVEKYARAPEILRHSRAIAEKFDLYRNACFQTEVKALRWDEAVGRWIIETNRGDRMHAKFVVMANGPLHRPKLPGIPGIESYKGHSFHTSRWDYDYTGGDSNGGLTKLKDKVVGIIGTGATAVQCIPHLGEGAKQLFVFQRTPSSIDVRNNRPTDPNWAASLEPGWQQERMDNFNILVSGGFADKDLVNDGWTDIIGNILLLARKKAEAGEKVDDPASLMQLADFKKMEQVRARVDSIVQDPTVAEALKPYYNQFCKRPCFHDDYLPTFNRDNVRLVDTAGQGVERITEKGVVVGGKEYELDCLVYATGFEVGTDYTRRSGYEVYGKGGLTLTEKWRDGAATLHGLHSHGFPNCFIISNTQSGFSANFPHMINEQAKHLGYILGRCQSEGVAAVEASKDAEDAWIETIEKLSVMREQFLADCTPGYYNNEGNVQAMVRRNSSYGAGPVAFVKVLEDWRAEGEMKGLELTRAWPANA from the coding sequence ACGTCCAGCCGGGCTTCACCCGCGCGCCGCTCACCGACGAGGTCGACGTGGCGGTGATCGGCGGCGGCTTCGGCGGCCTCCTGGTCGGCGCCCGCCTGCGTGAGGCCGGCATTTCCGACATTAGGATCATCGAGAAGGGCGGCGACTTCGGCGGCACCTGGTATTGGAACCGCTACCCCGGCGCGGCCTGCGACATCGAGAGCTATATCTACCTGCCGCTGCTCGAAGAGGTCGGCTACATGCCGGTCGAGAAGTACGCCCGCGCGCCGGAAATCCTCCGGCATTCAAGGGCTATCGCCGAGAAGTTCGACCTCTATCGCAACGCCTGCTTCCAGACCGAGGTGAAGGCCCTGCGCTGGGACGAGGCGGTCGGCCGCTGGATCATCGAGACCAACCGCGGCGACCGCATGCACGCCAAGTTCGTGGTCATGGCCAACGGACCGCTCCATCGCCCGAAGCTTCCCGGCATCCCGGGCATCGAGAGCTACAAGGGCCACTCCTTCCACACCAGCCGCTGGGACTATGACTACACCGGCGGCGACTCGAACGGCGGGCTGACCAAGCTGAAGGACAAGGTCGTCGGCATCATCGGCACCGGCGCGACCGCCGTGCAGTGCATTCCGCACCTGGGCGAAGGGGCCAAGCAGCTCTTCGTCTTCCAGCGGACGCCCTCGTCCATCGACGTTCGGAACAACCGGCCGACCGATCCGAACTGGGCCGCCAGCCTCGAGCCCGGCTGGCAGCAGGAGCGGATGGACAACTTCAACATCCTCGTCAGCGGCGGCTTCGCCGACAAGGACCTAGTCAACGACGGCTGGACCGACATCATCGGCAACATCCTGCTGCTCGCCCGCAAGAAGGCCGAGGCCGGCGAGAAGGTCGACGATCCGGCCTCGCTGATGCAGCTCGCCGACTTCAAGAAGATGGAGCAGGTCCGCGCCCGGGTGGATTCCATCGTCCAGGATCCCACCGTCGCCGAGGCGCTGAAGCCCTACTACAACCAGTTCTGCAAGCGGCCGTGCTTCCACGACGACTACCTGCCGACCTTCAACCGCGACAACGTCAGGCTGGTGGACACCGCAGGCCAGGGCGTCGAGCGGATCACCGAGAAGGGCGTGGTCGTCGGCGGCAAGGAGTACGAGCTGGACTGCCTGGTCTACGCCACCGGCTTCGAGGTCGGCACCGACTACACCCGCCGCTCGGGCTACGAGGTCTACGGCAAGGGCGGCCTGACCCTGACGGAGAAGTGGCGCGACGGCGCGGCGACGCTGCACGGGCTGCACAGCCACGGCTTCCCGAACTGCTTCATCATCTCCAACACCCAGTCCGGCTTCTCGGCCAATTTCCCGCACATGATCAACGAGCAGGCCAAGCACCTGGGCTACATCCTGGGCCGCTGCCAGTCGGAGGGCGTCGCCGCGGTGGAGGCCTCCAAGGACGCCGAGGACGCCTGGATCGAGACCATCGAGAAGCTCTCTGTGATGCGCGAGCAGTTCCTCGCCGACTGCACCCCCGGCTACTACAACAACGAGGGCAACGTGCAGGCCATGGTCCGCCGCAACTCCTCCTACGGCGCCGGCCCGGTCGCCTTCGTCAAGGTGCTGGAGGACTGGCGCGCCGAGGGCGAGATGAAGGGCCTGGAGCTCACCCGCGCCTGGCCGGCGAACGCCTGA